In the genome of Bacillota bacterium, the window CACCGAAGGGTCTGGGGCTCTGCTTCTGACCCGAAGGTGATCAACAAGGTGCTGCAGTTCGGTCGAGCCGCCCACGCGGTCAATCGGCTGAGGGGTCAGACATGCGGACTTCTCGGCGGTAGGAGCATGGGAATGTACATCGGCGCCGCGGATCCGCGTCAGTGGCAGGCCGAGTTCGGCGTGGACTTGGAACATGTGGACCAATCGGAAATAGTCCGCATCGCGGCGGAGATACCCGATGTGAAGGTCAATGACGCCGTGCAGTGGCTCAAGCGGAGAGTCGGGCGGATCGTTTGGGACGACAAGGGCTTGACCGAGGAGAAGCTGAGGACGCAGGTGCGTGCATATTACGCCACAAAGGAAATCGTGCGCGAGAAGGACATCGACTTCGTCGCGATCAAATGCCAGCCGGAGCTCAGCGATCACATGGTTACGCAGTGTCTGTCCCAGGCCTTCCTCAACGACATGTACGACATGGACGGCCCCAAGGAGCCCATGGTGTGCGCCTGCGAAGCGGACCTCGACGGCGCCCTCACGATGCAGATCCTGAAGCTCATAACCGGGCAGCCTGTCTTGTTCTATGATCTCAGACACTACGATCCGGTGGACGATACGTTCGTGTTCAGCAACTGCGGAGCGATGGCCACCTTCTACGCTGCGAGATCGAGCGTTCCCGAAGAAAACCTCGAGCGAGTCACCTTCTACCCGCAGACCCCGTTCTACTACGCGGGCGGAGGCGCGGCGGTGCAGTTCATGGCGGCGAGTGGCAGAGCCACGTTCGCGCGGCTTGCGAGACGCGATGGCAAGTACTGGATGGTCATCTTCACCGGAGAGTTCGTCGAGCGTCCGCCCGAGAAACTGAGAGAGACGTCTCCTGAGTGGCCGCAGGCCTTCGTCAAGCTCGACGTGCCTGCGGAGGCTCTCATCGAGAAGCTGGGCTCGAACCATGTTCACACCGTTCCGGGGGACCACGTGGACTGCCTTCTCGAAGTGTGTTCGATGCTGGGAGTCAGAGCCGAGGTGCTTGGCTCGCCACGAGAGGCTACATGTCTTCAAGGACCAGGAAGTCAAGGGAGCCGAATCTGCGATGAAGGAGGAACGAGGACATGAAGAGACGTCTTGTGTGGTACGGTGCATTGGTGCTGGTAGCGACGGTGTTGCTCTCTGTCGGCGGTGACCTGGCGGCACTGTCGGACGCCCAGGCTGCGGCGCCTGCGAAGATCAGAATAGGTGTGATCTACAGTCTTACGGGCACGGGCGCTCCCACAGGCACGACGCAGCTGGACGGGGCCTTGTTGGCCATCAAGGAGGTCAATAAGCAGGGCGGGCTCTCGGTCGGAGGCGCCAAGCTCCAGGTGGAGGCGGTCGTGCGTGACGACGAAACCAAGGCTGACGTGGGGATCAGAAGGTACCGGGAACTCCTCGCGGACGGAATCAATGTGTTCGTTTCAGGCACATTCGCCGACATAAGCACTGCCTTGAATCAGCAGGCGAAGACAGGCGACAGCTTCGTCATGGTTACCAATGGTATCGAAGAGAAGGTATTTCGCAAAGACCAGAAGGCTCCCTATTTCCTCTCGTCTCTCGGGGCCGTGGACGCGATCGGCAGAATCTGTGCTGACTATGTGGCCAAGACTTACAAGCCGAAGCGCGTGATCCTGTGCCTCCCGGACTACGCGTACGGCCACGGCGCGCACACGGGAGCCACGCAGGTGTTCGGGAGCAGGTATCCCGACATCAAGGTCGACACTGTCTGGACGCCTGTTGGAACACCTGACTTCACTTCATACATCATCAAGATCATTGAGGCCAAGCCCGATGTCGTCATGATGGGCCAATGGGGCACAGACGCCATCCAGATCGTGAAGCAAGCTTATGAGCTCGGACTGGCCAAACACACCCGCGTGTTCTTCAACTCACTCAACGCCAGCCTTACGCTGGGGATGCCGCCCGAGGCCCTTGACGGGGTCACGATCGGGGTATGGCTTTACCACGATCTGAGCGCGTTCAAAGACAAGGACCCCGCCACCGTGAAGGCGGTTGAGGAGCTCAACGCGGCCTGGAGGGCCGAGTACGGCGCAGCTCCTGATGTGATGGCTGTGTACGCGTACATAGGTATGAAGGAGACGCTCCGAGCGATCAGTCTCGCAGGATCGACCGAGCCGGCGAAGATGTACAAGGCCCTCATGGACAATCCCCAGTTCATGAGCGTGAAAGGTCCCGCGTACTGGCGCGTCGACGGAAGGCCGTTCTACACGTACGCGAAGTTCATCGCCACGGGCAAGGGCGCATCTCAAAGGGCTGACAAGTGGGATTGGTGCAGCGTCTTCGATGCATACAGGGGTGAGGAATTGGCCCTGCCTCTGAAGGACATGGGCTACTGAGTAAGCTCGCGCACCGAGCACAGCCCGGCGGGGAAGAGGGGCGATCGCGTGGCAAACGTTTTGACGACTGATGGGCTGAGCAAGCGTTTCGGAGGGCTTGTGGCTGTCAACGGCTTGGATTTTCACGCCGAAGACAGGGAGACGGTGGGGATCATCGGACCGAACGGCTCCGGCAAGACCACCTTCTTCAACCTCCTCACCGGGATGTTCAGACCGAGCGCGGGTCGGATCACGTTCATGAATAGGGACGTCACCGGGGCGCGGCCGGAACAGAGGGTGTCAGCTGGCATGGTGAGGACTTTCCAGCTGGTATCGGTGTTCAACTCCCTTCGTGTCTGGGAGAACTTGGTCCTCAGTGTGACGCGGTTCGGTGGGGCCCGCT includes:
- a CDS encoding L-fucose/L-arabinose isomerase family protein produces the protein MIRLGLLTFSDGRPKVHEEMLPINLDFQNRLVNALEGTGEIQVVTGQDIVHTAKQAKAEAERLTQAGVDAVILHFAVWCFPHLATIAANNCRGPFLLLSNLNPNYPGLIAMLASAGCLDQIGVRHRRVWGSASDPKVINKVLQFGRAAHAVNRLRGQTCGLLGGRSMGMYIGAADPRQWQAEFGVDLEHVDQSEIVRIAAEIPDVKVNDAVQWLKRRVGRIVWDDKGLTEEKLRTQVRAYYATKEIVREKDIDFVAIKCQPELSDHMVTQCLSQAFLNDMYDMDGPKEPMVCACEADLDGALTMQILKLITGQPVLFYDLRHYDPVDDTFVFSNCGAMATFYAARSSVPEENLERVTFYPQTPFYYAGGGAAVQFMAASGRATFARLARRDGKYWMVIFTGEFVERPPEKLRETSPEWPQAFVKLDVPAEALIEKLGSNHVHTVPGDHVDCLLEVCSMLGVRAEVLGSPREATCLQGPGSQGSRICDEGGTRT
- a CDS encoding ABC transporter substrate-binding protein → MKRRLVWYGALVLVATVLLSVGGDLAALSDAQAAAPAKIRIGVIYSLTGTGAPTGTTQLDGALLAIKEVNKQGGLSVGGAKLQVEAVVRDDETKADVGIRRYRELLADGINVFVSGTFADISTALNQQAKTGDSFVMVTNGIEEKVFRKDQKAPYFLSSLGAVDAIGRICADYVAKTYKPKRVILCLPDYAYGHGAHTGATQVFGSRYPDIKVDTVWTPVGTPDFTSYIIKIIEAKPDVVMMGQWGTDAIQIVKQAYELGLAKHTRVFFNSLNASLTLGMPPEALDGVTIGVWLYHDLSAFKDKDPATVKAVEELNAAWRAEYGAAPDVMAVYAYIGMKETLRAISLAGSTEPAKMYKALMDNPQFMSVKGPAYWRVDGRPFYTYAKFIATGKGASQRADKWDWCSVFDAYRGEELALPLKDMGY